AGTTCGCTCTCCTTATAGAGATAATCATATCTCTCATACGCTTCCTTATGATCCCACCATTTTTCATCGTTTCTTCCATGGAACCTGACATAAGCGACTTTGGAGGTGCCTATTGCGCTTCGGTCCAAAAGTCCCGCAACTGATGGCTCATCTACACAGACATAACCCAAGTCGTTCGAACGCAGGAGCTCCATGGTTCTGTCATTAGCCCACTTGTTGTTCCTGAATTCCACCACCATATCAAAATCGGCAAATCTTTCCCTGAGACCAAGAATATAGTCCATATTCTCCTTGTTGAAGTGGAAGGAATATGGAAACTGGGAGACCAGGCACCCCAGCTTTCCGGCCTGCTTCAGCACTTCCACCGCGCCAAGAAAATCCTCGTAGTCCTTATCCCGCGCATCTCTCGCGTGAGTCATTGACTGATGCAGCTTGACAGTAAAAACAAATCCATCTCCTGTCTTTTTCTGCATATTGTAAAACATAAAGGCATTAGGTATCTTATAATAAGTAGAATTAATCTCTGTGAAGTCAAAGGAGCCGGAATAAATGCCCAACATATCCCCAGCCTTCGCATCTTCAGGATAGAATGGCCCTACCCAATCCTTATAGCTGTATCCCGATGTTCCTACATATATCATCCTATTGC
This genomic stretch from Clostridia bacterium harbors:
- a CDS encoding DUF72 domain-containing protein — protein: MIYVGTSGYSYKDWVGPFYPEDAKAGDMLGIYSGSFDFTEINSTYYKIPNAFMFYNMQKKTGDGFVFTVKLHQSMTHARDARDKDYEDFLGAVEVLKQAGKLGCLVSQFPYSFHFNKENMDYILGLRERFADFDMVVEFRNNKWANDRTMELLRSNDLGYVCVDEPSVAGLLDRSAIGTSKVAYVRFHGRNDEKWWDHKEAYERYDYLYKESELEQWKGKILELEKQSEKCFVSFNNHFRAQAVINGIMLKRLLGIAE